In the Quercus lobata isolate SW786 chromosome 5, ValleyOak3.0 Primary Assembly, whole genome shotgun sequence genome, one interval contains:
- the LOC115992597 gene encoding uncharacterized protein LOC115992597 codes for MANNCCSIETEPKTLNEGQLNRAREVAADVVQNMEPNEASTIFNEKLILSPQIKDQEREKEEKELHEPVEKGDIIERPCQCLCPTAILESPDQMSLKEPLSAPF; via the exons ATGGCTAACAACTGTTGCTCCATTGAAACAGAGCCCAAGACCCTGAATGAAGGACAACTTAACCGTGCCAGG GAAGTGGCTGCAGATGTTGTTCAAAATATGGAACCAAATGAAGCGTCAACTATATTCAATGAG AAATTAATACTAAGCCCTCAAATAAAGGATCAAGAGCGagaaaaggaggaaaaagaaCTTCACGAGCCTGTTGAGAAGGGTGACATTATTGAAAGACCTTGCCAATGCTTGTGCCCTACTGCCATTTTAGAATCCCCAGATCAAATGAGTCTTAAGGAGCCCCTCTCAGCTCCATTTTGA
- the LOC115992188 gene encoding nuclear pore complex protein NUP35 gives MSTTVQRTPRSGRQSLFFQDLASPVSARRGKFSSPGQAAAVSALWRENFAGSDLPPPPVFTLEDRSDFSPESGIPDYPLSPEAKSDPRTPVQSSGRDISTRGKNKSEASTSYALMGAQQNQQGSVGLNWWSPAKSGSEQEDKGKSSPVEGVVQPGALITLPPPREVARPEVQRNCLPTGDLNEEEWVTVYGFSPSDTNLVLREFEKCGVILKHVPGPREANWMHILYQNRFDAQKALSKNGMQINGVLIVGVKPLDPMQRQALSERVNNQGFMTLPPQPSTKSSELNTLKAPSRPYYLQNGSTNTRQSGGAIASPTKSLVSKIMDLMFGV, from the exons atGAGCACCACAGTACAGAGAACTCCCAGATCTGGGAGGCAGTCGTTGTTTTTTCAAGATTTGGCATCTCCAGTTTCTGCCCGGAGAGGGAAGTTTTCAAGTCCAGGTCAGGCAGCAGCAGTATCTGCTCTGTGGCGTGAGAATTTTGCAGGGTCGGATCTTCCACCTCCTCCTGTTTTCACCTTGGAAGACCGGTCAGATTTTTCTCCTGAATCTGGGATTCCAGATTACCCATTATCTCCAGAAGCCAAATCAGACCCCAGAACTCCTGTCCAGAGTTCCGGTCGGGACATCTCAActcgagggaaaaacaaatcAGAGGCAAGCACTTCTTATGCCCTGATGGGTGCACAGCAAAACCAACAGGGTTCAGTGGGTTTGAATTGGTGGTCACCTGCAAAGAGTGGCAGTGAGCAAGAAGATAAAGGTAAGAGTTCGCCTGTTGAGGGTGTGGTTCAGCCTGGTGCTTTGATCACACTTCCACCCCCAAGGGAAGTTGCAAGACCGGAGGTACAGAGGAATTGCTTGCCCACAGGTGACCTCAATGAGGAAGAATGGGTTACTGTCTATGG gTTTTCCCCATCTGACACGAATTTAGTTTTGAGGGAGTTTGAAAAGTGTGGTGTGATTTTGAAACATGTTCCAGGTCCAAGAGAAGCTAACTGGATGCACATTCTATATCAG AATCGATTTGATGCTCAGAAGGCTCTCAGCAAGAATGGCATGCAAATCAATGGGGTACTAATTGTAGGTGTTAAGCCATTGGATCCAATGCAACGCCAGGCTTTGAGTGAAAGGGTCAACAATCAGGGATTCATGACTTTACCTCCTCAACCGTCCACAAAATCCTCAGAACTGAACACATTGAAAGCCCCCTCTCGCCCCTATTATCTTCAAAATGGCAGTACCAATACTCGGCAGTCAGGAGGTGCCATTGCTTCCCCAACAAAATCTTTGGTGTCTAAAATCATGGATCTGATGTTTGGAGTTTAG
- the LOC115991970 gene encoding GATA transcription factor 9-like, translating to MEVPEIYMGGYFGGAGGAGQYSPEKQRTTENFTVDDLLDFSNEDAVMADGFLDNVTANSTDSSTVTAVDSCNSGSGPLFSACIGSRSFADSQFSGELCVPYDDLAELEWLSNFVEDSFSAQQDFQALQYLNGPTTTTTTATTVSKTQASESSSSSETLLPSRNAPFFKPETPLPGKARSKRSRAAPCDWSTRLLHLATTPEDQKQQQQQPILTTKTTTSKKKESIIMDSTTSSSSSSSGRKCLHCGSEKTPQWRTGPMGPKTLCNACGVRFKSGRLVPEYRPAASPTFVSAKHSNSHRKVLELRRQKEMQRAQHQQFLSQASIFGVANGGGGGGDEYLIHHHHHHQRSGPDFRHLL from the exons ATGGAAGTGCCGGAGATATATATGGGAGGCTACTTTGGCGGCGCCGGAGGAGCTGGCCAGTACTCGCCGGAGAAGCAGAGGACTACCGAGAACTTCACCGTCGACGACCTTTTGGACTTTTCGAACGAAGACGCTGTCATGGCCGACGGTTTCTTAGACAATGTGACCGCCAATTCCACCGACTCCTCCACCGTTACCGCCGTCGACAGCTGCAATTCCGGCTCCGGACCTCTTTTCTCCGCCTGCATTGGCTCCCGCAGCTTCGCTGACTCTCAGTTCTCCGGCGAACTCTGCGTTCCG TACGACGACTTGGCTGAGCTGGAATGGctatcaaattttgtggaggACTCGTTCTCGGCCCAACAAGACTTTCAGGCCTTGCAATATCTCAATGggcccaccaccaccacaaccacagccacaaccGTTTCAAAAACGCAAGCCTCCGAATCGTCATCCTCATCCGAAACGCTTCTCCCATCACGAAACGCACCGTTTTTCAAGCCCGAAACGCCTCTCCCAGGCAAGGCACGTAGCAAGCGCTCACGCGCCGCTCCCTGCGACTGGTCCACGCGCCTCCTCCACCTCGCAACAACTCCAGAAGACCAAaaacaacagcaacagcaaccgATACTGACGACGAAAACGACGACGTCGAAGAAAAAAGAGTCCATTATCATGGACTCTAccacttcctcctcctcctcttcttcggGGAGGAAGTGTCTCCACTGTGGCTCCGAAAAGACGCCGCAGTGGAGGACTGGGCCTATGGGCCCAAAGACGCTTTGCAACGCTTGCGGAGTTCGGTTCAAGTCGGGTCGGCTCGTGCCAGAGTACCGACCCGCTGCGAGCCCGACTTTTGTGTCCGCGAAGCATTCTAATTCGCACAGGAAGGTTTTGGAGCTGAGGCGGCAGAAGGAGATGCAAAGAGCTCAGCATCAACAGTTTCTTAGTCAAGCTTCGATTTTCGGTGTAGCTAACGGTGGCGGTGGTGGCGGTGATGAGTACTTGATtcatcaccaccatcatcatcaacgTAGTGGGCCTGACTTTCGGCATTTGCTTTAG